The following are encoded together in the Triticum dicoccoides isolate Atlit2015 ecotype Zavitan chromosome 6B, WEW_v2.0, whole genome shotgun sequence genome:
- the LOC119324016 gene encoding uncharacterized protein LOC119324016, giving the protein MAAATTSRPSGPVLSIPSYRSASPTRVKLAGSSGPTRSPGKSVSVSSPPSTRSRRSCMCSSTNHPGSFRCSLHKERKQASPAVSSKPASPPSIRSSCSLGSKRMDSAQCARRTLVPSPAAQQSQHRRRAGGFRPRPSRLSAVSVAGERPGDNQ; this is encoded by the coding sequence ATGGCTGCAGCTACTACAAGTCGGCCTAGCGGCCCGGTCCTGTCCATACCCAGCTACCGCTCCGCCTCGCCCACCCGCGTCAAGCTCGCCGGCAGCAGCGGCCCCACCCGCTCGCCGGGCAAGTCCGTCAGCGTCTCGTCCCCGCCCTCCACCAGGAGCCGGCGGTCCTGCATGTGCTCCTCGACAAACCACCCTGGCTCGTTCCGGTGCAGCCTCCACAAGGAGCGCAAGCAGGCGTCCCCCGCCGTGAGCAGCAAGCCGGCCTCCCCGCCGTCCATCCGCAGTAGCTGCAGCCTGGGCTCGAAGCGCATGGATAGCGCTCAGTGTGCCCGCAGAACCCTCGTGCCGTCCCCCGCAGCGCAGCAGTCACAGCACCGGAGGCGCGCGGGCGGGTTCCGCCCCAGGCCCAGCCGGCTCTCAGCCGTCTCGGTGGCCGGCGAGCGTCCAGGCGACAACCAGTAA